The following proteins are co-located in the Patescibacteria group bacterium genome:
- the tuf gene encoding elongation factor Tu, with protein MAEKFERTKPHLNVGTIGHVDHGKTTLTAAILNVLNLAGNKVKLEKVDEIDKAPEEKARGITIALHHSEYETPKRHYAHIDAPGHADYIKNMITGAAQMDGAILVVAATDGAMPQTREHILLARQVGVPSIIVFLNKVDMVDDPEMIDLVEAEIRELLNKYEYPGDTTPIIRGSGLKALEATSADDEWAKPVLELAKQLDEYIPEPVRAIDQPFLMPVEDIFSIEGRGTVVTGRIERGKVKVGEEVEIVGLGDTRKTTVTGIEMFNKSLDEGMAGDNAGILIRGLKKEEIERGQVLVKPGSVTPHTDFEAEVYILTKDEGGRHTPFFTGYKPQFYIRTTDVTGDVALPEGTEMVMPGDTITFKVKLVSPVALEEKQRFAIREGGKTVGAGVVTKIIA; from the coding sequence ATGGCAGAGAAATTTGAGAGAACAAAGCCGCATCTAAACGTTGGCACTATCGGCCACGTTGATCACGGTAAAACTACTTTAACAGCCGCTATTTTGAACGTGCTTAATTTGGCTGGAAATAAAGTAAAATTGGAGAAGGTTGACGAGATTGATAAAGCTCCAGAGGAGAAAGCAAGAGGTATTACCATTGCTTTGCATCACAGTGAATATGAGACACCAAAAAGGCATTATGCGCACATTGATGCTCCAGGGCACGCTGATTATATTAAAAATATGATTACCGGAGCCGCTCAGATGGATGGCGCAATACTTGTAGTTGCCGCTACGGACGGAGCCATGCCTCAGACAAGAGAGCATATTTTGCTTGCGCGTCAGGTTGGAGTGCCTTCAATTATCGTTTTCTTGAATAAAGTTGATATGGTTGATGACCCTGAAATGATTGACTTGGTGGAAGCTGAGATTAGAGAACTTCTAAACAAATACGAGTATCCGGGAGATACTACTCCTATCATCAGAGGGTCAGGTCTTAAAGCCCTTGAAGCGACATCGGCTGACGATGAATGGGCAAAGCCTGTCTTGGAGCTTGCTAAGCAACTTGATGAATATATACCTGAGCCAGTAAGAGCTATTGATCAGCCTTTCCTTATGCCTGTTGAAGACATCTTCTCAATTGAAGGAAGAGGAACTGTTGTTACCGGAAGAATTGAGAGAGGAAAAGTTAAGGTTGGAGAAGAAGTTGAGATTGTCGGTCTTGGCGACACAAGGAAAACAACTGTAACAGGTATTGAAATGTTTAATAAATCTCTTGATGAGGGTATGGCTGGAGACAATGCCGGTATCTTAATAAGAGGATTGAAGAAAGAAGAGATTGAAAGAGGGCAAGTCTTGGTAAAACCAGGGTCAGTCACTCCTCATACGGATTTTGAAGCTGAAGTGTATATCTTGACTAAAGATGAAGGCGGACGACATACGCCATTTTTCACAGGTTACAAACCGCAGTTCTACATAAGGACAACGGATGTTACCGGAGATGTGGCCTTGCCTGAGGGAACTGAGATGGTTATGCCGGGCGATACGATCACATTTAAAGTTAAACTTGTTTCACCTGTAGCCTTGGAAGAAAAGCAAAGATTCGCTATTCGTGAGGGTGGAAAGACTGTTGGCGCCGGAGTTGTAACTAAGATAATAGCTTAA
- the rpsJ gene encoding 30S ribosomal protein S10, with translation MTAVKTKKENKKKESKTEEANKLRIRVRAYESKILDSSVKQIVDIALRYDANILGPIPLPTEIKKYTVNRASFVYKNAREQFEMRVHKRLIDIVSPSPKIIEALTNLNLPAGVDIEVKML, from the coding sequence ATGACTGCAGTTAAAACAAAAAAAGAAAATAAGAAAAAAGAATCTAAGACAGAAGAGGCTAATAAGCTTCGTATTAGAGTTAGGGCTTATGAAAGCAAGATTCTTGATTCAAGCGTAAAGCAGATAGTGGATATTGCTTTGCGATATGATGCTAATATATTAGGCCCAATACCTCTTCCTACAGAGATAAAAAAATATACTGTAAACAGGGCTTCTTTTGTGTATAAGAATGCAAGAGAGCAATTTGAGATGAGAGTTCATAAAAGATTAATTGATATAGTGTCTCCTTCTCCAAAAATTATTGAAGCCCTGACAAATCTTAATCTGCCTGCAGGCGTTGATATAGAGGTGAAAATGTTATAG
- the rplC gene encoding 50S ribosomal protein L3 → MKFILGLKQNMAQYLDKDGKAYPATLISTGPIIATQVKTKEKDKYNAIQFGYGKKNIVKKPQAKLAELSPDKVGFKYLKELRLKKENSDIKIGDIIDVSMFEEGDKIQVSGISKGKGFQGVVKRHGFHGGPRTHGQKHSEREPGSIGAGGVQRVFKGKRMAGRMGSDRITVKNLKVLKIDKENNEMLVSGAIPGRKGTLLEIRG, encoded by the coding sequence ATGAAATTTATTCTTGGTTTAAAACAGAATATGGCGCAATATCTTGATAAGGACGGAAAGGCTTATCCGGCTACTTTGATTAGCACTGGGCCTATTATTGCTACGCAAGTAAAAACCAAAGAAAAAGATAAATATAATGCTATTCAGTTTGGTTATGGTAAAAAGAATATTGTTAAAAAACCTCAAGCGAAATTGGCCGAGTTGTCACCTGATAAAGTTGGTTTTAAATATTTAAAAGAATTAAGGCTTAAAAAAGAGAATTCTGATATAAAAATAGGAGATATTATTGATGTTTCTATGTTTGAAGAAGGAGATAAAATACAAGTAAGCGGTATTTCTAAAGGAAAAGGATTTCAGGGTGTTGTTAAAAGGCACGGTTTTCATGGCGGACCGAGGACGCATGGCCAGAAACATTCTGAGAGAGAGCCGGGGTCAATTGGCGCTGGTGGGGTACAGAGAGTTTTCAAAGGAAAAAGAATGGCTGGAAGAATGGGATCGGACAGGATTACCGTTAAAAATCTTAAGGTTTTAAAAATAGATAAAGAGAATAACGAGATGCTTGTATCTGGCGCAATACCGGGAAGAAAGGGGACATTGTTGGAGATTAGGGGATAA